Below is a window of Cygnus atratus isolate AKBS03 ecotype Queensland, Australia chromosome 3, CAtr_DNAZoo_HiC_assembly, whole genome shotgun sequence DNA.
GCACTGCTTCTGTCACTCGGCGTTTCCATACAGAGGACTCAAATGCATTTCATGCATGCAGATGTAACACCAACAAGCTTTAGATCAGGCAGAACGTGCGGGGTGTGATTACAGGTGCACTGTTGCTGCATACGCCGTCACGGACGTTCGTCATCACacagtatttgcttttttagGACGTAATTTGTccctcgttttttttttttttctaaaagccCTGCCAAACCGCGCTGCTGGCACTCAAGCTAAGGTAAGGCTGCACCCTTGGGCACCGCCCGGGCTGGCGGGTCCCTCGGGCCGTGACTCAGCACAGGaggggcaggctgcagggcaccCCTCAGCTCGCCGCCTCCCCTGCCCCCGTCGCCTCCCCCCCGTTCTCCCCTCAGCGGGTCCCGCCCagcccgcggcccggccccgccccgcccggcaCCACGCGAGGGGCGGCGCCGGCACCACGCGAGGGGCGGTCCCGgtgccggccccgctcccgtGCCGCGCCGcgctgtgccgtgccgtgcaCGCTGAGGCTCCGGCTCCGCTCCCGGcctcggctcggctcggctcagcccagcccagcccagcccagccatGAGCGCAGACCCCGTGGTGTTCGTGTCGGCCGTCAGGACCGCCGTCGGTgaggggccgggcggcgggtggcccccagccccgggcgcGGTGTcgccggggctgcgggcgggcggTGACcgctctccttcctccctcttcccctccctgtgTCGCCTCCAGGCTCCTTCAACGGCGCCCTGTCCGCGCTGCCGGCACACGAGCTGGGCGCCGCCGCCATCCGCGAGGCGCTGCGGCGGGCCGGGCTGGCCCCCGAGGAGGTGTCGGAGGTGGTCCTGGGCCAGGTGCTGGCCGCAGGTAGGGCCGGGGGCCctggggcggcgggggggggacaccccgGCTGggtccctgcagccctgtgtgTGCCGGGGGCTGCTTCTGAGGGGGTCttggggcggggcggggcggggacgGGGGGTGCTGGCAGTCCGGGGGCTGGCAGCGTTCCCTTTGTCACAGCGCTTCTCTAACAGCATCAACAGCGACGGGCTCCACGGCTTGGATGGAGACACTAGCCCGCTTCTCTGTTCGGCTGGGAGACCCACCCGCAGGGTCTGCCGTGCTGCTTGCTTACACACAAACGGCTCGGTTTCGTGGAATGCAGATACAGGGAATTGTTTGCTTTGACACGGCCATGTGCTTTTTCCAGGGTAACGTTTGATCAGCAGAGTCACAGGGCAGACCAGACCCTCTTCTAAAGAgggtggaagaaaataaaggatatACTTTCATATTTAAAGCCGATTCAGATTTCTGTGAATCTAGCTCATGGTGAGAGAGCATGCTGCGCTCTCCTTATCTCCACCTTTACATACAAAAGAGCTGGCCTCGCTTTGGTCTGGGGAGATGTAGATGAAGAATATTGCCTTTGTATATAGTGCTCCCATTCTCTCTACAGCAGATTGCAAGCAAGAATGAATGGAAGCTTTCATTTGCACAAATGTGCTTTTGGTTTCCAGGGGAATTTTTGGGGAAAGTTGTCTATTCACAGTGTACAGAAGATATCAAAAATAAACCCTTCAGCCAGCAGCAATTTAAATCAACTTATATCTTATATATGCGCAACAGGTTAGTGCCAATTTGAAACTGAATAAATGATGTTTAATCTCACCAGCAGTCAACAGCAGAGttgcaaatacaaaattatgAGTAGCAagtggctgaagtcactgaTCTTACTGTTGATCAGTAAAACATTTGTATAAATTGAGCTCACAAATTACTGCTGGGAACTTCTTTGTCTACCAACTAAAAACAGGAACAAGCTCTAAATGTTGGTAGAATTGGAAAGTGACAAGGCCTGCGTTGCTTTTGGAGAGTAGACAAGGAAAACCCGTGTGTGTTCTTGCAGGTGCTGGTCAGAACCCTGTTCGGCAGGCGAGTGTTGGTGCAGGAATCCCTTACTCCGTGCCTGCATGGAGCTGCCAGATGATCTGTGGGTCTGGCTTGAAAGCGGTATGTCTGGGTGCCCAGTCCATAATGACGGAAGAGTCCAGCATTGTGGTTGCAGGAGGCATGGAAAGTATGAGCAAGGTAAATCAGAAGATTGCACTCTCATTTTCTGGCTTACGGGGAACAAACAGCAATGAAGTTATGTTGAAACCATGCATTTCAAGGCTAATGCTTTGGAGGCAGTTTCTGCACTTGGAAATTAATTTACACATGCAAAAATGGtcttttatagctttttttttttaatgataccGTAGCTACTTAAAAGGTGCTGTTGCAAACACACATCAcatttaaaattccattttaactCCCGTCTAGCCCTCTAGTGATGAATTATTTGCTTGAGACAGCTGGCAATAGCGAGGGTTGCTTTTATGCTGTAAGAGGCCCAAAGCATGAATAACTGGAAATGTTATTCTCTTGCAGACTAATTGTTCAGTAATTAGAGCCTGGAAAGGAAGCAAAGTGCTTTCATTTCAAGGTTTTCAGCCCAAGGCTGTGTCATGGGTTGGCACTGGGCAAATGGTCTGATGCCTGGCAAGGGTGGGGTCTTCTGCCAGGGCTCACTGGCTGTCAGTGCCGAGGGTGATGTTGGCGTTGCCTGGTAGTGCAGTGGGAACTGTTTGAAGGGACCCACGGGCTGTATCGCCCCACAGAACCATTTGATTCGACCTgtgcagagaaaacatttgctgcTTGGTGACCTGCTGCCTGGGAAATGTGGAGGCCAAACAGCACGCCAGCTATCAGACCCTGCAGGGAGAGACAGATCAGACAGATGGAGAAACTCATGTTTTGACTGGCTAAGGACCCTAATTTTCCCCTTACCATGACGCTCATTCTATCCTGCAGTGGGAAAAAAGGAATTAGGGTGGTTGGGGCAAGAGGGGTATGTGTGTGAGGGGGGCTGCAAGAAGAAAGGTGGGCTGGGATCTGGGGTTGCTACCTGCAGCCCCAAGGTGGGGATCTTCCTCTAGCTGTGCAGCTGTCTTGGCTGTATTGTGTACCACGGATAGGAAAGGCATAACTCCTTTTGAAATACTTCTTGCAGGCTCCTCATGTAATTCACATGCGAGCTGGGGTGAAAATGGGAGAGGCTTCCCTGCAAGATAGCATAATCCGTGATGGCCTCACAGATGCTTTTTATCAGTATCACATGGGTATAACAGGTAAGTGGTGGCAGTTCTGAAAATGACATGGTTAACTGTGAAGGGGGGAAGAACTCCCTGTGAGTAAatttcagaaatctgaattttcaaGTAAGATGTTTCAAGCCATCCTTAAGTTGTAGTCATGAAAAAGAGAGCAAACCCTAATATTGAAAGGTGTTGAaggcattttctgctttgtgtgtaaaactactttttttttttttttccccctaactGAGATAATGCAGTGTTCACCTGCAAAAAGAGGTGTTTGAACTCCCTGGCGTGGGCCTCTTTGTACCATGTCTCACCGcatctttttttcatctgagcagtttaaattaatttcaggaaaaggaaCCGAAACAATTCCTATCTGTAACTGAAGTGTTCAGCAGCACAGATTTACGATGGGAAGGAGTTACGTAAAGAGTAGTGTGGATGCACATGGTTCTGCGACCTCAGGTTATTGCATCCTAGATGGCATAGGCAACTGCTTTTTCGATTGCTGCATATGAAACAGAGTAACTTCAGAATTGTTCTCTCCTCTTAAATAGCTGTTGGTAGATCTGAGCATcataattcagaaaagaaaatacaaaagcttGTTGATGTTTGTATTTAACTTGATATATCATCTGGAAGGAAATCGTATACAGAAATGTTCACCctcaaaacaaaatcttctgGAGGatcacaagcaaacaaaacaagaaatcagaatgaaaactgTTCAATGAGCTTagctgcttgctgcagcaaACGTTAATAACTACCTTTGTACTTACAATTTTAgcagttatttttgttaatttgtgttttgttcttgtttcagctgaaaatgtgGCCAATCAGTGGCAAGTTAGCAGAGGGGAACAGGACCAGTTTGCCTGTACAGTCACAGaacagggcagaggcagcacagaaagctggctattttacaaaagaaattgtTCCTGTTCTTGTACCTTCTAAAAAAGGTAGGTGTGAATGGATAATGAGCCAATTTTAAATAGAAGCTTGTTTGCTACTACGACTCCTATAATCAGGGCTTTCCCAGTTATGCAGCCTGTTATGTAAGCTGTTCTGTAAGTCTGTAACCTGTTGCTCTCTCTTTCAATTTCCAGTGGTTAATTTTGAATCACCCTCCTGTGATGTGGGTGCAAAACCTGAACTTTTCAAGAAGTCACACATcagttgttttgtgtttgcattGAATAGAGCCTGTGGGAAAAGTTCTGGCATTAGGCCTTTGATGAACTAGTGGAGGGCTTTCCTGAAACCAATTTAGGTTTCATGTCACTTGACTACCAATTCCAATGACATTCCTACAACTACCACTTGGAAGGTAGCATTCTGCTTAGATGAGAAGCTGTTTTCTCAGGAAGAGCAAGAACGAGATCTGCTTTTGTACAACTAGACAGTATTTTATCTTAGTGTTTCAGAAAACCCAGCTGTCTGTTCTGCTAGAAGCTGCTGGAAGGGAGCATTAATTCACACTGATTTGGCTCAGTCAGAATGGCttgttggtttaaaaaaaaaaaaaaggcataaactCCTAATCAACCTGTTGGTTGTGCCAGCTTTCTGTTCTAGACAAGCATGTGTGATTAGACACTCGGTGAGTTTAACGCTCCATTTTGCAGGTCCCATAGAAGTTAAAACAGATGAACACCCTCGGCATGGGAGCAACTTGGAAACAATGGCAAAGTTAAAGCCCTGTTTTCTGACAGATGGAACTGGGACGGTAACAGCAGCTAATGCTTCAGGTAATGCTAAAGCCAGAATGGAAAAGCTGAATGTTACTGCTGAATACACCTTAAAGGAAACAACAGCATGTCTGACAACATAGGTGTAACTCACAAAATATAGCTGTGGAGGAGGACTTTTTTCCAGATGAGAtgtctttgcttgctttctgtgaaGCAATACAAGTATTTGGACAGTAGTAGCAATATTTGATTGCAGTTACCCAGCAAATACATAGCAGTTGTTTGTCATTCCACAGGTATAAACGATGGAGCTGCAGTTGTAATTCTAATGAAGAAATCAGAAGCTGCTAGGCGAGGTCTTATGCCTTTGGCTCGGATTCGTGTCCTGGGCTCAGACAGGTATAGATCCATCTATAATGGGAGTAGGGCCCATTTCAGCAATAAGGAAGGCTGTAAGTAATTGTTTTTCTATGTatctattatttaaaaaaaactttgtaatctcttttcattttctggccatatattcttttttctgtattatagGGAAAACTTAgtagaaaaaaggaagtgaaaacaaGACTTAAAATAACGGAGAGTATATTAGATTTAGATTTCTTGTGCTACCAGGCCAGTACCTACTCACTTAAAAAGATTTTGTAGTTGTAGGAATAGAGTTCAGAAAATACACTAGTCAAGTTTATAGAAGGCCTCATAGATAACGTAGGGGGTAAAGATCAAATTTAATGTAAGTGTATACTAACCGAATTTGGGGACGATTTGGTCCTGCCGCCATGTGATTCTGATTCTCTGGCGAGGTTAATTTTCATATCACTGCCTAATTGTATTTGCAATAACATAACAGTGAGAAGGGTCAGCACGTGCATCTGTGGCGGTGCCCTTTGTGTTTTCGTTTGCCCTGCAAAACGGTTGGCATGTACAAGCCTGATTCCTCTGAGTTGAAACTGAACAAGAAGGTGCACTCTAGAACCACAACCAATGTGCTCATACTGATACTGCATGCACTGATGCACTGTGTCCGGTCCGCAGGACAAGATTTCCAACTAAAATGTCCTGAGGGCAAGTACTATGAGCAGCTCCTATGGTACCACATTGCTTGCTAACGCAGAAGTAGCCCATGGCAACCCCTGGTGATTTGCGTAAACTGCCACGAAGCTGTGTGAAAAGAGCTCTTCTACAACAGGGACAGATCTGTTCTAGTATTCCTTTGTAGTTCTATTTGTACCATGTAGACTTTAGTTTGTTCATCTCTGAAATGTCCCAGCAATGTAGAAGCGTGATGTGGTCACCCAACCTGTGGCTTTTAATGTGAAAACTGGAATCATAAAG
It encodes the following:
- the ACAT2 gene encoding LOW QUALITY PROTEIN: acetyl-CoA acetyltransferase, cytosolic (The sequence of the model RefSeq protein was modified relative to this genomic sequence to represent the inferred CDS: deleted 2 bases in 2 codons), which translates into the protein MSADPVVFVSAVRTAVGSFNGALSALPAHELGAAAIREALRRAGLAPEEVSEVVLGQVLAAGAGQNPVRQASVGAGIPYSVPAWSCQMICGSGLKAVCLGAQSIMTEESSIVVAGGMESMSKAPHVIHMRAGVKMGEASLQDSIIRDGLTDAFYQYHMGITAENVANQWQVSRGEQDQFAVQSQNRAEAAQKAGYFTKEIVPVLVPSKKGPIEVKTDEHPRHGSNLETMAKLKPCFLTDGTGTVTAANASGINDGAAVVILMKKSEAARRGLMPLARIVSWAQTGIDPSIMGVGPISAIRKAIDKAGWTLDQVDLFEINEAFASLSVAIAKELKVNPEKVNIQGGAIALGHPLGASGCRILVTLLHALERTGGKRGIAALCIGGGMGIAMCVER